In one window of Comamonas testosteroni DNA:
- a CDS encoding thermonuclease family protein, whose product MHLKCSDACSPLLCPVVGISDGDTLTAPCGEPGQYEQVKVRLQGIDAPERKQPFGERARQALAKLTFQKEAELRCTKTDRYKRQVCSVWVAPASAPPGPRTLDAGLAMITQGMAWWYRAYAREQSPQERGQYEFAEQEAAARKVGLWRDSQPIAPWDWRKASRELRQNLSQ is encoded by the coding sequence CTGCATCTAAAGTGTAGCGATGCTTGCAGCCCCCTCCTCTGCCCTGTCGTGGGCATCTCAGACGGCGACACCCTGACCGCCCCATGTGGCGAGCCAGGGCAATACGAACAGGTCAAGGTGAGGCTGCAGGGCATCGACGCCCCTGAGCGCAAGCAACCATTCGGGGAGCGCGCCCGGCAAGCACTGGCCAAGTTGACATTTCAGAAAGAGGCCGAGCTGCGCTGCACCAAGACAGATCGGTACAAGCGACAGGTGTGCTCTGTCTGGGTTGCCCCCGCATCAGCGCCGCCCGGCCCGCGCACACTCGATGCAGGCTTGGCCATGATCACGCAAGGCATGGCCTGGTGGTATCGCGCCTATGCCCGCGAACAGTCACCGCAGGAGCGCGGCCAATACGAGTTTGCTGAGCAAGAAGCTGCGGCGCGCAAAGTGGGTCTTTGGCGCGATTCGCAACCGATCGCACCATGGGATTGGCGCAAAGCCTCACGCGAGCTTCGACAAAACCTAAGTCAGTAA
- the pepN gene encoding aminopeptidase N codes for MLQLRDGQAPAAAIYLADYEAPAWWIDTVDLTFDLDPAKTRVLSKMRVRRNPEVPAQALRLDGDELNLARVMVNGGGTSFKMDGDQLVLENLPEGNEPVELEIFTTCAPIKNTKLMGLYVSEDTFFTQCEAEGFRRITYFLDRPDVMAMYTVTLRASKAQYPVLLSNGNLVESGDLEDGRHFAKWVDPHKKPSYLFALVAGNLVAREQKIKSRAGRDHLLQVYVRPGDLEKTEHAMNSLMHSVAWDEARFGLSLDLDRFMIVATSDFNMGAMENKGLNIFNTKYVLASQATATDTDYANIESVVGHEYFHNWTGDRVTCRDWFQLSLKEGLTVFRDQEFSMDMAGTASARAVKRIDDVRVLRTVQFPEDAGPMAHPVRPDSYIEINNFYTVTIYEKGAEVVRMQHNLVGREGFAKGMKLYFERHDGQAVTCDDFSQAIADANPGSALAQHLQQFRRWYSQAGTPVLKAVGQYDADARTYTLTLTQSCAPTVGQAEKLPFVIPVQMGLLTASGQPIALQLQGEETAQTVTSRMLVLTEAEQSFVFSNVSEAPVPSLLRTFSAPVVLEHEFSDADLLTLLAHDSDPFNQWEASQRLGLRYALKAIAASGEASAEILPSDFIEAMRRVLRDDKLDAAFKDLVLTLPSESYIAEQLAEVDPQRVHAVREAMILQLASALQPEWESLWEANRDTGAYRPDHVSAGRRALAGRALSMLCLHAAQAGDTVWPGKAYQRCKDAGNMTDRMAALSALVYSASPLAEQALQRFHALFKQDALVLDKWFALQGSASDRGGDVLPAVKALMKHADFQIKNPNRARSLIFSYCNNAGAFHRADAAGYVFWADRVIEIDGINPQVASRLARVMDRWKKLAEPYRSAAREAIARVAAKPDLSNDVREVITRALAD; via the coding sequence ATGCTGCAACTGCGTGACGGGCAAGCCCCGGCCGCCGCCATTTACCTTGCCGACTACGAGGCTCCGGCCTGGTGGATCGACACGGTGGATCTGACTTTTGATCTGGACCCGGCCAAGACGCGCGTGCTCAGCAAGATGCGCGTGCGCCGCAACCCCGAGGTGCCGGCACAGGCGCTGCGCCTGGACGGCGACGAGCTGAATCTGGCGCGGGTGATGGTCAACGGCGGAGGTACCTCCTTCAAGATGGACGGCGACCAGCTGGTGCTGGAGAACCTGCCCGAGGGCAACGAGCCCGTGGAGCTGGAGATCTTCACCACCTGCGCCCCCATCAAGAACACCAAGCTCATGGGCTTGTATGTGAGCGAGGACACATTCTTCACGCAGTGCGAGGCAGAAGGTTTTCGCCGCATCACCTACTTCCTGGACCGCCCCGACGTGATGGCCATGTACACCGTCACACTGCGCGCCAGCAAGGCCCAGTACCCGGTGCTGCTGTCCAACGGCAATCTGGTGGAGTCCGGCGATCTGGAAGACGGCCGCCACTTTGCCAAGTGGGTCGATCCGCACAAAAAGCCCAGCTATCTGTTTGCGCTGGTGGCCGGCAATCTGGTGGCCCGCGAGCAAAAGATCAAGAGCCGTGCCGGCCGCGACCACCTGCTGCAGGTCTATGTGCGCCCTGGCGACCTGGAAAAGACCGAGCACGCCATGAACTCCCTCATGCACTCCGTTGCCTGGGACGAGGCGCGCTTCGGCCTGAGCCTGGATCTGGACCGCTTCATGATCGTCGCCACCAGCGACTTCAACATGGGCGCCATGGAGAACAAGGGCCTGAACATCTTCAACACCAAGTATGTTCTGGCCAGCCAGGCCACGGCCACCGACACCGATTACGCCAATATCGAGTCCGTCGTCGGACACGAATACTTCCATAACTGGACGGGTGACCGCGTCACATGCCGCGACTGGTTCCAGCTCAGCCTCAAGGAAGGCCTGACGGTATTCCGCGATCAGGAGTTCAGCATGGACATGGCGGGCACGGCTTCGGCCCGTGCCGTCAAGCGCATCGACGATGTGCGCGTGCTGCGCACCGTGCAGTTTCCCGAAGATGCCGGCCCCATGGCCCACCCCGTGCGCCCCGACAGCTATATCGAGATCAACAACTTCTACACGGTCACGATCTACGAAAAAGGCGCGGAAGTCGTACGCATGCAGCACAACCTGGTCGGCCGCGAAGGCTTTGCCAAGGGGATGAAGCTGTACTTCGAGCGTCATGACGGTCAGGCCGTGACCTGCGATGACTTCTCGCAGGCCATTGCCGATGCCAACCCAGGCTCTGCTCTGGCGCAGCATCTGCAGCAGTTCCGCCGCTGGTACAGTCAGGCCGGCACGCCTGTGCTCAAGGCCGTGGGCCAGTACGATGCCGACGCCCGGACCTATACGCTGACGCTGACGCAAAGCTGCGCGCCCACCGTGGGTCAGGCCGAAAAACTGCCGTTCGTCATTCCCGTGCAAATGGGTCTGCTCACCGCCAGCGGCCAGCCCATCGCCCTGCAACTGCAAGGCGAAGAGACGGCCCAGACCGTCACCAGCCGCATGCTGGTATTGACCGAAGCCGAACAAAGCTTTGTCTTCAGCAATGTGAGCGAAGCCCCCGTGCCCTCGCTGCTGCGCACCTTCAGCGCCCCCGTGGTACTGGAGCATGAATTCAGCGATGCCGATCTGCTGACCCTGCTGGCTCACGACAGCGACCCGTTCAACCAATGGGAAGCCAGCCAGCGCCTGGGCCTGCGTTACGCCCTGAAGGCAATCGCAGCCAGCGGCGAAGCCAGTGCCGAAATCCTGCCGTCAGACTTCATCGAAGCCATGCGCCGCGTACTGCGCGACGACAAGCTGGATGCTGCTTTCAAGGACCTGGTGCTCACGCTGCCGTCCGAGAGCTATATCGCCGAGCAGCTGGCCGAAGTCGATCCGCAGCGCGTGCATGCCGTGCGCGAAGCCATGATCTTGCAGCTCGCGAGCGCCCTGCAGCCCGAGTGGGAGAGCCTCTGGGAGGCCAACCGCGACACCGGCGCCTATCGCCCCGACCATGTCAGCGCCGGCCGCCGCGCGCTGGCCGGCCGCGCTCTATCCATGCTGTGCCTGCATGCCGCTCAAGCTGGCGACACGGTCTGGCCCGGCAAGGCCTACCAGCGCTGCAAGGACGCTGGCAACATGACGGACCGCATGGCCGCACTCTCCGCCCTGGTCTACAGTGCCAGCCCACTGGCCGAGCAGGCGCTGCAGCGCTTTCACGCGCTGTTCAAGCAAGATGCGCTGGTGCTGGACAAATGGTTTGCCCTGCAAGGTTCTGCCAGCGACCGCGGCGGCGATGTGCTTCCTGCCGTCAAGGCGCTGATGAAGCATGCCGACTTCCAGATCAAGAATCCCAACCGCGCACGCAGCCTGATCTTCAGCTACTGCAACAATGCCGGCGCGTTCCACCGCGCCGATGCGGCGGGCTATGTGTTCTGGGCCGATCGCGTGATCGAGATCGACGGCATCAACCCTCAGGTGGCCTCCCGTCTGGCCAGGGTGATGGATCGCTGGAAAAAGCTGGCCGAGCCCTACCGCTCTGCAGCCCGCGAAGCCATCGCCCGCGTGGCAGCCAAGCCCGATCTGTCCAACGACGTGCGCGAGGTCATCACCCGCGCCCTGGCGGACTGA
- a CDS encoding class 1 fructose-bisphosphatase yields MKKNISLTRYLVEQQRVDGLIPGQLRLLLEVVARACKRISFAVNKGELGDVMGTAGSENVQGEVQKKLDIIANETLIEANEWGGHLAAMASEEMEGIYVVPNRYPQGEYLLMFDPLDGSSNIDINMSIGTIFSVLKKPEGHPGVHDSDFMQPGTQQVAAGYCIYGPQTTLVLTVGDGVSMFTLDREQGSFVLIEENVKIPEDTKEFAINMSNMRHWDAPVKRYVDECLAGADGPRGKNFNMRWVAAMVADVHRILCRGGIFMYPWDKREPQKAGKLRLMYEANPMSWLVEQAGGMATNGRQRILDIQPTQLHERVSVVLGSKNEVERVTSYHLEADEKAL; encoded by the coding sequence ATGAAGAAAAACATCAGCCTGACCCGCTATCTGGTCGAGCAGCAACGTGTGGACGGGCTCATCCCCGGCCAGCTGCGCCTGCTGCTGGAAGTGGTGGCCCGCGCCTGCAAGCGCATCAGCTTTGCCGTGAACAAAGGTGAGCTCGGCGACGTCATGGGCACAGCCGGCAGCGAAAACGTGCAGGGTGAAGTGCAGAAAAAGCTGGACATCATCGCCAACGAAACCCTGATCGAAGCCAATGAATGGGGCGGCCACCTGGCGGCCATGGCATCGGAGGAAATGGAAGGCATCTATGTGGTGCCCAACCGCTATCCCCAGGGCGAGTACCTGCTGATGTTCGACCCCCTGGACGGCTCGTCCAACATCGACATCAACATGTCCATCGGCACCATCTTCAGCGTGCTCAAGAAGCCTGAAGGCCACCCTGGCGTTCACGACAGCGACTTCATGCAGCCCGGCACCCAGCAAGTGGCTGCCGGCTACTGCATCTACGGCCCCCAGACCACCCTGGTGCTGACCGTGGGCGACGGCGTCTCCATGTTCACGCTGGACCGCGAGCAAGGCTCGTTCGTGCTCATCGAGGAAAACGTCAAGATCCCCGAAGACACCAAGGAATTCGCCATCAACATGTCCAATATGCGCCACTGGGATGCCCCTGTGAAGCGCTACGTGGACGAATGTCTGGCTGGTGCAGACGGCCCGCGCGGCAAGAATTTCAACATGCGCTGGGTCGCGGCCATGGTGGCCGACGTCCACCGCATTCTGTGCCGCGGCGGCATCTTCATGTACCCCTGGGACAAGCGCGAGCCACAAAAGGCCGGCAAGCTGCGCCTGATGTACGAAGCCAATCCCATGAGCTGGCTTGTCGAGCAAGCCGGCGGCATGGCCACCAACGGCCGTCAGCGCATCCTGGACATCCAGCCAACGCAATTGCACGAGCGCGTGAGCGTCGTCCTCGGCTCCAAGAACGAAGTGGAACGCGTGACCAGCTACCACCTCGAGGCCGATGAAAAAGCGCTATAA
- a CDS encoding acyl-CoA dehydrogenase family protein, which produces MDFDYSPKTKDLQQRLLKFMDDYIYPAEKEYADEMQANTAAGKRWTPLQTIEKLKPKAQAADLWNLFLPVDSAEASGYHGAGLTNQEYAPLAEIMGRVPWASEVFNCSAPDTGNMETIARYGSAELKERWLKPLLEGKIRSAFAMTEPEVASSDATNICTRIERQGDEYVINGHKWWISGAGDPRCQVFITMGKTDPEAAKHSQQSMIIIPADAKGIRIARPLNVMGYDDAPHGHMEMYFENVRVPVGNILLGEGRGFEIAQGRLGPGRIHHCMRLIGLAERALELMCKRASSRVAFGKSVAQQTVTQERIAEARCKIDMARLLTLKAAWLMDVAGNKVARTEIAMIKVVAPSMACQVIDWAMQVHGGGGMCDDFPLAYAYAAARTLRFADGPDEVHRNAIAKWELGKYGSYGKNAEVPITRGG; this is translated from the coding sequence ATGGACTTCGACTACTCGCCCAAAACCAAGGACTTGCAGCAACGCCTGCTCAAGTTCATGGACGACTACATCTACCCGGCGGAAAAGGAATATGCCGACGAGATGCAGGCCAACACGGCCGCTGGCAAGCGCTGGACGCCGCTGCAAACCATTGAAAAGCTCAAGCCCAAAGCCCAGGCTGCAGACCTGTGGAATCTGTTTCTGCCCGTGGACAGCGCCGAAGCCTCGGGCTACCACGGCGCGGGCCTGACCAACCAGGAATACGCACCGCTGGCCGAGATCATGGGCCGCGTGCCATGGGCTTCCGAAGTCTTCAACTGCTCCGCGCCGGATACCGGCAATATGGAGACCATTGCACGCTACGGCAGTGCCGAGCTCAAGGAGCGCTGGCTCAAGCCCCTGCTGGAAGGCAAGATCCGCTCGGCCTTCGCCATGACCGAGCCCGAAGTTGCCTCCTCCGACGCCACCAACATCTGCACCCGTATCGAGCGCCAGGGCGACGAATACGTGATCAACGGCCACAAGTGGTGGATCTCGGGTGCCGGCGATCCTCGCTGCCAGGTCTTCATCACCATGGGCAAGACCGACCCAGAAGCGGCCAAGCATTCGCAGCAGAGCATGATCATCATCCCGGCCGATGCCAAGGGCATCCGCATCGCGCGTCCTCTGAACGTGATGGGCTATGACGATGCGCCCCACGGCCATATGGAGATGTATTTCGAGAACGTGCGCGTTCCCGTCGGCAATATCTTGCTGGGCGAAGGGCGCGGCTTCGAGATCGCCCAGGGTCGCCTCGGCCCGGGCCGCATTCACCACTGCATGCGCCTGATCGGCCTGGCCGAGCGCGCGCTGGAGCTGATGTGCAAGCGCGCCAGCAGCCGCGTGGCCTTCGGCAAGAGCGTGGCCCAGCAGACCGTGACGCAGGAGCGCATTGCCGAAGCGCGCTGCAAGATCGACATGGCGCGCCTGCTCACGCTCAAGGCCGCATGGCTGATGGATGTGGCAGGCAACAAGGTGGCCAGGACCGAGATCGCCATGATCAAGGTCGTGGCCCCCAGCATGGCTTGCCAGGTCATCGACTGGGCCATGCAGGTGCATGGCGGCGGCGGCATGTGCGATGACTTCCCGCTGGCCTATGCCTATGCCGCAGCACGCACGCTGCGCTTTGCTGACGGCCCCGACGAGGTGCACCGCAACGCGATTGCCAAGTGGGAGCTGGGCAAATATGGCAGCTACGGCAAGAACGCCGAAGTGCCCATCACGCGCGGCGGCTGA
- a CDS encoding methyl-accepting chemotaxis protein codes for MNFFRNLKLANKLLVSFVLILLISAVSGLYGLVQMERVNATATDLARQWLPAARNLQDMRYQLQRYRSQTMQHVMAQSSEEMAVYDKSMPKLWDELVQNQQSYGKYVRTDKERALLAEIGEDLKAYAVQTAKVVDLSHQLLNDDASEILRGEALKISRGINTRLEALSEINHQATEETNQAGDDLYAAARWWVMALLLGSIVIGVALAVLIGRSISRPLESAVQLAQSVAAGDLSASITVQSRDEVGQLLQALKEMNTSLQRIVGQVRQGTDSIASASSQIASGNQDLSSRTEEQASSLEQTAASMEELTATVQQNAGNAQQANQMASAASQVAVRGGATVAQVVQTMSAINESSRKIVDIIGVIDSIAFQTNILALNAAVEAARAGDQGRGFAVVASEVRTLAQRSAEAAKQIKQLIDDSVSKVQEGSTQVDEAGKTMDEIVMSVRRVTDIMGEISVASHQQTSGIEQVTQAVTQMDQMTQQNAALVEEAAAATDALRGQAAALAETVSFFKLGAQSGLQAAPALAPATFKPAPARAAIKVSAPVRAQSTALKRPAMSAAGKHPVLSSAKSAAAPQPHKAAAADDGEWESF; via the coding sequence ATGAACTTCTTTCGCAACCTCAAGCTGGCTAACAAGCTGCTGGTGTCTTTTGTGCTGATCCTGCTGATCAGTGCGGTATCGGGTCTGTACGGCCTGGTCCAGATGGAGCGTGTCAATGCCACGGCCACCGATCTGGCGCGCCAGTGGCTGCCGGCGGCCCGAAACCTGCAGGACATGCGTTACCAGCTGCAGCGCTATCGATCGCAGACCATGCAGCATGTGATGGCCCAGTCGTCCGAGGAAATGGCGGTCTATGACAAGAGCATGCCCAAGCTCTGGGACGAGCTGGTCCAGAACCAGCAGTCCTATGGCAAGTATGTGAGGACCGACAAGGAGCGGGCCCTGCTGGCCGAAATCGGCGAGGATCTCAAGGCCTATGCCGTGCAGACGGCCAAGGTGGTGGATCTGTCACACCAGCTGCTCAACGATGACGCCAGCGAGATTTTGCGCGGCGAGGCTCTCAAGATCAGTCGTGGCATCAACACGCGTCTGGAGGCGCTCAGCGAGATCAACCATCAGGCGACCGAGGAGACCAATCAGGCGGGCGACGACCTGTATGCCGCTGCCCGCTGGTGGGTGATGGCGCTGCTGCTGGGCTCCATCGTCATCGGCGTGGCGCTGGCGGTGCTGATCGGTCGTTCCATTTCGCGTCCGCTGGAGTCGGCCGTGCAGCTGGCGCAGTCCGTGGCCGCTGGCGATCTGAGCGCCAGCATCACGGTGCAAAGCCGCGATGAAGTGGGCCAGCTGCTGCAGGCGCTCAAGGAGATGAACACAAGCCTGCAACGCATCGTGGGCCAGGTGCGCCAGGGCACGGACTCGATTGCCTCGGCCAGCAGCCAGATTGCCAGCGGCAACCAGGATCTGTCCTCGCGCACCGAAGAGCAGGCCAGCTCTCTGGAGCAGACGGCAGCCTCCATGGAAGAGCTGACCGCCACCGTGCAGCAGAACGCCGGCAATGCCCAACAGGCCAATCAGATGGCCTCTGCAGCGTCTCAGGTGGCCGTGCGCGGTGGTGCCACGGTGGCCCAGGTGGTGCAGACCATGTCGGCCATCAATGAGTCCTCGCGCAAGATCGTGGACATCATCGGCGTGATCGACTCCATCGCCTTCCAGACCAATATTCTGGCGCTGAACGCAGCGGTGGAAGCGGCCCGTGCGGGCGACCAGGGTCGCGGCTTTGCCGTGGTGGCCTCCGAAGTGCGCACCCTGGCCCAGCGCTCGGCCGAGGCGGCCAAGCAGATCAAGCAGCTGATCGACGACTCCGTGAGCAAGGTGCAGGAAGGCAGCACCCAGGTCGACGAGGCCGGCAAGACCATGGACGAGATCGTGATGAGCGTGCGCCGTGTCACCGACATCATGGGCGAGATCTCGGTAGCCAGCCACCAACAGACCTCGGGCATCGAGCAGGTCACTCAGGCCGTGACGCAGATGGATCAGATGACCCAGCAGAACGCGGCTTTGGTGGAGGAAGCCGCCGCTGCGACCGACGCGCTGCGCGGCCAGGCCGCTGCGCTGGCCGAGACGGTGAGCTTCTTCAAGCTCGGCGCCCAGTCCGGCCTGCAGGCCGCGCCGGCCCTGGCGCCGGCCACGTTCAAGCCCGCGCCTGCCAGGGCCGCCATCAAGGTCTCGGCTCCGGTCAGGGCTCAGTCGACTGCGCTCAAGCGCCCCGCAATGTCGGCGGCAGGCAAGCACCCGGTCCTGAGCTCGGCGAAAAGCGCAGCAGCGCCCCAGCCGCACAAGGCCGCGGCGGCAGACGATGGCGAGTGGGAGAGTTTCTAA
- a CDS encoding MFS transporter codes for MKMDSTSGKDASWGELFQGRNGLRSIALAGGVALHAINIYVVTTILPTIIQEIGGLEYYAWNTTLFVVASIVGSAVSAKFIDAMGPRMAYLSALAIFSLGAACCALALSMPVLLLGRAVQGLGGGVLFALSYALIRVVFKVHLWPRAMALVSGMWGVATLCGPAVGGVFAQSGQWRLAFWVLLPIVLLLAAIVASQVQRCASAAGASGPLPWLSITLLVLSVLAISTASLSESLAWHMAGIAAGVVLVFVIAKRDRQGSVKLLPSGAWSLSAPLGVVYAMMVLLVIGLTTEIFVPYFLQVIHQMTPLAAGYMTAMMAGGWTLASLYSAGRGERHTAYCLIRLGPPIVLVALLSLAFMLPSVTWGSTLVGKVTYGVALAAVGFGIGLSWPHLLTRVFSVAAPGEETLASSSITTVQLYATALAAAIAGVVANLAGLTEPGGVDGARSAALALFASFAVAPALAVALSGRMERGPE; via the coding sequence ATGAAGATGGACTCAACATCAGGGAAAGACGCGTCATGGGGTGAGTTGTTTCAGGGACGCAATGGGCTTCGTTCCATTGCTCTGGCGGGTGGGGTTGCATTGCATGCAATCAATATCTACGTGGTCACGACCATCCTGCCCACCATCATTCAAGAAATTGGCGGGCTGGAGTATTACGCCTGGAACACGACCTTGTTCGTCGTGGCATCCATTGTCGGATCGGCCGTCTCTGCCAAGTTCATCGATGCGATGGGGCCACGCATGGCCTATCTATCGGCGCTTGCCATTTTTTCGCTGGGCGCAGCATGCTGCGCATTGGCCCTGTCGATGCCTGTCCTGCTGCTTGGGCGAGCGGTGCAGGGGCTGGGAGGCGGCGTGTTGTTCGCACTTAGCTATGCCCTGATCCGCGTGGTTTTTAAGGTGCATTTGTGGCCGAGAGCCATGGCCCTGGTTTCGGGCATGTGGGGTGTGGCAACCCTGTGCGGCCCAGCCGTCGGCGGTGTCTTCGCGCAAAGCGGCCAATGGCGGTTGGCGTTCTGGGTACTGCTGCCAATTGTGCTGTTGCTGGCGGCAATCGTGGCAAGCCAGGTTCAACGCTGCGCGTCGGCGGCCGGAGCCTCCGGTCCTCTGCCTTGGCTGTCGATCACCTTGCTGGTCCTGTCGGTGCTGGCAATCTCTACCGCCAGTCTGAGTGAGAGCCTTGCCTGGCATATGGCCGGTATTGCAGCAGGCGTGGTCTTGGTCTTTGTCATTGCAAAAAGGGACAGGCAGGGCAGCGTGAAGCTGCTGCCGTCGGGAGCCTGGTCGCTGTCAGCTCCACTTGGAGTGGTCTACGCCATGATGGTTTTGCTTGTCATCGGGTTGACGACCGAGATTTTCGTGCCGTATTTCTTGCAGGTTATCCATCAGATGACGCCTTTGGCGGCAGGTTACATGACCGCCATGATGGCGGGAGGATGGACGCTAGCTTCGCTGTACAGCGCAGGACGCGGGGAGCGACATACTGCCTATTGCCTCATACGGCTTGGCCCCCCCATCGTGCTGGTCGCATTGTTGAGCCTGGCTTTTATGCTCCCCAGCGTGACATGGGGGAGCACCCTGGTTGGCAAGGTGACATATGGCGTGGCCCTCGCCGCCGTGGGGTTCGGTATCGGCCTGAGCTGGCCTCACTTGCTGACACGTGTGTTTTCCGTGGCAGCTCCAGGAGAGGAGACGCTCGCGTCTTCCTCCATCACCACGGTTCAACTGTATGCCACGGCCCTGGCTGCTGCCATCGCTGGTGTGGTGGCCAATCTGGCTGGATTGACCGAACCTGGTGGCGTCGACGGTGCGCGATCGGCAGCGCTGGCTTTGTTCGCATCGTTTGCAGTTGCTCCAGCTCTCGCCGTTGCTCTGTCCGGCCGAATGGAGCGAGGTCCTGAGTGA
- a CDS encoding ArsR/SmtB family transcription factor, translating to MSATPPPFESLDDLANVAKTLGHAHRLALLEAIFKRESSVEQLAEDTGLSVTNASQHLKQLRQVGLVQSRRDGKQVLYRIGSGPVANLLASLHDYVCHQQADMQRIISDSIQRPEQLEGVSIEELLEKLENGALLLDVRSHQDYESGHIPGAINIPTEELDQHLAQLPRNQEILAYCGGRYCVLSIEAVAWLRAQGFQADRVYDGFPGWWAAGMRVETIRH from the coding sequence ATGAGCGCGACTCCGCCTCCCTTTGAATCACTGGATGACCTGGCCAACGTCGCCAAGACACTTGGGCATGCCCATCGGTTGGCCTTGCTGGAGGCGATCTTTAAGCGCGAGAGTTCCGTGGAACAGCTGGCTGAAGACACCGGCCTTTCCGTCACTAATGCATCCCAGCACCTGAAGCAATTGCGACAGGTGGGATTGGTTCAGTCGCGGCGAGATGGAAAGCAGGTGCTGTATCGCATTGGCAGCGGTCCTGTCGCCAACCTGCTTGCGTCCCTACACGACTATGTTTGTCACCAGCAGGCTGACATGCAGCGCATCATTTCGGACAGCATCCAGCGTCCGGAACAACTGGAGGGAGTCTCCATCGAGGAATTGCTCGAGAAATTGGAGAACGGGGCACTACTTCTGGATGTCCGGTCTCACCAAGACTATGAGAGTGGACACATCCCAGGTGCGATCAATATTCCGACCGAGGAGCTCGATCAACACCTAGCCCAATTGCCGCGCAACCAGGAAATCCTTGCCTATTGTGGCGGCCGCTATTGCGTGCTCTCGATAGAGGCAGTTGCCTGGCTGCGTGCTCAAGGATTCCAGGCGGATCGGGTGTACGACGGCTTTCCTGGGTGGTGGGCTGCGGGGATGCGTGTGGAGACGATAAGACACTAG
- the prfB gene encoding peptide chain release factor 2 (programmed frameshift): MEAERVNSIGNTLQDLAERTADLRRYLDYDAKYERLRTVNASLEDPAVWNDPKKAQELGKEKKSLDSVVLTLEKLTTELADNSELFEMSKEEGDDAGLETIEAETAKLKPLIEELEFRRMFGGEADPLNCFIDIQAGAGGTEACDWASMLLRQYLKYAERKGFKATVEEETPGDVAGIKSATIKVEGEYAYGLLRTETGVHRLVRKSPFDSSGGRHTSFSSLFVYPEIDDSIEININPSDVRTDTYRASGAGGQHINKTDSAVRLTHIPTGIVVQCQDGRSQHSNRDVAWQRLRSRLYDFEMRKRMEEQQKLEDTKTDVGWGHQIRSYVLDNSRIKDLRTNVEVSATQKVLDGDLDVFIEASLKQGL, from the exons ATGGAAGCAGAACGCGTCAACTCTATCGGCAACACCCTCCAAGATCTGGCCGAGCGCACGGCCGATCTCCGGAGGTATCTT GACTACGATGCCAAGTACGAACGTCTGCGCACGGTAAACGCCTCGCTGGAAGACCCTGCCGTCTGGAACGACCCCAAGAAGGCACAGGAGCTGGGCAAGGAAAAGAAGTCGCTCGACTCCGTCGTGCTGACCCTGGAGAAGCTCACCACCGAGCTGGCCGACAATTCCGAGCTGTTCGAGATGAGCAAGGAAGAAGGCGATGATGCCGGCCTTGAAACCATCGAAGCCGAAACCGCCAAGCTCAAGCCGCTGATCGAGGAGCTCGAATTCCGCCGCATGTTCGGCGGCGAAGCCGATCCGCTCAACTGCTTCATCGACATCCAGGCCGGCGCCGGCGGCACCGAAGCCTGCGACTGGGCCAGCATGCTGCTGCGCCAGTACCTGAAGTACGCCGAACGCAAGGGCTTCAAGGCCACGGTCGAAGAAGAGACTCCGGGCGACGTAGCCGGCATCAAGAGCGCGACCATCAAGGTCGAAGGCGAGTATGCCTATGGCCTGCTGCGCACCGAAACCGGCGTGCACCGCCTGGTGCGCAAGTCGCCCTTCGACAGCTCGGGCGGCCGTCACACCAGCTTTTCCTCGCTGTTCGTCTACCCCGAGATCGATGACTCCATCGAGATCAACATCAATCCGTCCGACGTGCGTACCGACACCTATCGCGCCTCCGGCGCGGGCGGTCAGCACATCAACAAGACCGACTCTGCCGTGCGCCTGACCCACATCCCCACGGGCATCGTGGTGCAGTGCCAGGACGGTCGCTCGCAGCATAGCAACCGTGACGTGGCATGGCAGCGCCTGCGCTCCAGGCTGTATGACTTCGAGATGCGCAAGCGCATGGAAGAACAGCAAAAGCTCGAGGACACCAAGACCGATGTGGGCTGGGGCCACCAGATCCGCTCCTATGTGCTGGACAACAGCCGCATCAAGGACCTGCGCACCAACGTCGAAGTCTCGGCCACCCAGAAGGTGCTGGACGGCGATCTGGATGTGTTTATCGAAGCCTCGCTCAAGCAAGGCCTCTGA